TGCGTTTCGCGGTCCGCGTGGGCGCGCTGCAGGGTTCCCCGCAGCCGGTGCCGCCGGTCACCGACGACGCCGCGCAGCGGCTGGTGCGCGAGGCCGCGGCCAAGGCCATGGTGCTCGCCCGCAATGACGGCATCCTGCCGCTGGGCCGGCCCGCGCGGGTAGCGCTGCTCGGATCCGCCGCCGCCGAACCGCGTTTCATGGGCGGCGGCAGCGCCACCGTGATCCCGGCGCACACCACCTCCCCGCTCGAGGGTCTGTCGGAGGTGCTGCCGGTGGTCCACACACCCGGTGTGCACCTGAGCGACGCCATGATTCCGGTGCCGGTCGAGCTGGTCACCGACCCCGCGACCGGCACCGCGGGCCTGTCGCTGCGCTACTTCGACGGCGACACCGTCCTGGACACCGAACACCGCGCCGCGGGCAGCCTCATGCTGTTCGGCAACCCGAACGCCGCCCGCGCCACCGCCATCGAACTGCACGGCAGCCTGCGCGCCGATACCGCGGGGGAGTGGCGCATCGGTTTCGCGGGCGTCGGCGACATGACCCTGTCCCTCGACGGCGAGCAGGTGCTGACGGACACCGTGCTGCCCGAGGGCACCGACCCGGTCGAGCTGCTGCTGAATCCGCCGCAGCGCTTCGTCACCCGCGACCTCGCCGAAGGTCAGCAGGTGGAGGTGCTGGTGCGTATGGTGCCCGCCGGCGGCTTCCCCGCCCTGGGCCTCACCTGCGCCGTGGGCCGCCCCCGCCGCGCCGCCGACGAGGAGTTCGCCGCCGCGGTCGAATTGGCGCGCACCTCCGAGGTGGCGGTCGTGGTGGTCGGCACCACCGAGCAGATCGAATCCGAGGGCTACGACCGCACCACCCTCGCCCTGCCGGGCCGCCAGGACGAACTGGTCGCGGCGGTGGCCGCGGTCAACCCGCGCACCATCGTCGTGGTGAATTCCGGTTCGCCCGTGGAGATGCCGTGGCGCGACGACGTCGCGGCGGTCCTGCTGACCTGGTTCCCCGGCCAGGAATTCGGCGCCGCCCTGGCCGATGTGCTCACCGGTGCGCGCGAACCCGGCGGCCGGCTGCCCACCACCTGGCCCAAGGCCATGGCCGACGTCCCGGTGCTGAATACCAAGCCCGGCGCCGACCACACGCTGCCGTACACCGAGGGCATCCACATCGGCTACCGGGCCTGGCTGAAATCCGGTGTCGCCCCGGCCTATCCGTTCGGCCACGGGCTCGGCTACACCACCTGGGCGCTGGACGACCTCACGGTGTCGGGTCGCACCGCCACCGTCACCGTCCGCAATACCGGTGCGCGGCGCGGCCGGCAGGTGCTGCAGGCCTATCTGTCGCGCGAGCACAGCGCGGTGGACCGGCCGGTGCGCTGGCTGTCGGGGTTCGCGGTGGTCGAGGCGGACGCGGGGGAATCCGTCACCGCCACCATCGAATTGCCCAAGCGGTCCTTCCAGCACTGGACCGACGCGGGCTGGGCCGTGGAACCGGGTGTGTTCACCCTGCACGTCGGCACGTCGGTGACCGACCTGCCGCTCACCGCCGAGATCGGCTGATTCGACTCGACGGCAACGGATTCCGGTCACGACGGCCGGAATCCGTTGCCCGGTACTGCCGATACGCGCGCGACTCTGACATTCAGTGCCGCAGTTCGGTGAGGGCTTTTGATTCCGCTGCCCGCATGTCAAGATCAGGTATTATCTTGCGGCATCGAAAGGGGCTGCACAGCAATCGTTTTCTGCGCTATCGATCGGCATCCAGGCGGTAGGGGGTATTCGGGGGCAGGTGAACACCAAGACTTCAGCGAAGTTGTCGAGGCGCAGGGGCTGTTCGTCGATACGGTGAGGGTGTCGACGACGAAATGATTTCCGGCCGGCTGCGCCGCCTATCGTGCACGCGATGGATGACGCCGACGCCGCCGTCTTCCGCGACGTGGTGACCAAGATTCCGCAGCATCGACTGCCGCTCGCACCAAAAGGAATCTACCGTGTCCGAAAATTTCCCGGATCATCCCGCCGCCCTGTCCGCCACTCCCACAGACCTTTCCCTGCTGTTGCGGCCGTCCCCGCCCGGGGCGCCCACCGATATGGTGCGCATCCATCCGCGCAACGGCTCCCTGCTGTGGGCCGACCTGCCGCCGGTGCTGGTGCTGGGCAGCTCCGGCGGCTCCGGCGCCACCACCACCGCCCTCGGCCTGGCCGGCGCGGCCGCCTACGACTACGGCGAACATTCGCCGATCGTGGTCGACGCCACCACCACCGGCGGTGATCTGGCCGCCCGCGGCTGCGACACCATCGACGCCGCCGGCACCGTCCAGTCCTGGCTGAACATGAGCCACCGCAGCCTGCCCTCGACCGTCATCGACAGCTGCGGCGAGAACAGTTCCGGCGTCGGCGTCTTGCCGCGCGGCCCCGAGGCGCTGCCGCGCCGCGAGACCTACTCCTCGGTCCACCGCGATCTGGTGGAGGCGGGATGCCTGCCCGTCTACGACGGCGGCGCGCCGGTGACCAACCGCATGGTCGCTCCGCTGCTGTCGGATTCGCGCATCTCGCTGGTGATCACGCTGGCCGCGCGTCCCGATGCGGTGAACCGCCTCAAGCCCGCGCTGATCTGGCTCGACGACAACTACAGCCAGTACCACCTGGCCGAGGCCGTCATCGTGGTGACCCGCCAGCACCCCAAGGACGGTCCCCTGGTCACCGAACACGTCCGCAAGTACCTCGGCGATGTGGTGCGGGCGGTCGCCGAAGTCCCCTACGACGCCCACCTGGGCTCCGGCGGGCCGATCAGCTGGCGTCGCCTGGCCCCGCCCACCCGCGCCGCCTACCGCCGCCTGGTCAACCTGCTGCGTTGAACTCCAGCAACAGGTTCAGCGCAGTCGGGTACTGGTCGGGAAAGTCCATGGGGACGATGCCGTAGTGGACGGCCTGGCCGCGATGGCCGCTCAGATAGGACTCGACCTTGGGCATGATCGCGGCGGCATTGTCCTTGGGCCAGGCGCTGTCGGCGAAGCTGGTGAAGTTGATGTACTGCAGCGCATTGGCGGGGTCGCCGGCGGCCTTGTCGAAACAGGCGCTGACATAAGCGAATTTGTCGCCGCCCGAGGAACCGACATCAGAGGAACCGAGGTCGGCGGACCCGGATTTGGAGGAGCCGGAGTCGAGCCCGGCCAGGCCGTGATCCTTGTAGCGGTCCTGCAGATAGAAGCGGTCGCTGGTGAAGACGCCGTTGTCGCCGCCGGGCCATTGCAGGCAGCCCAGCGAGTTCGCGAACTGCGCGATGAGCACGATCTTTCCGCGTGCCTCACCGAGGCTGGGAATCCGGTTCTCCAGCCAGAACAGCGGACGATAACCCTTGACGTCCAAGTAGCCGTCGAAGATTCGCTCGAAATTCGCCCCCACATCGTCATTGGTGCCGTCCTCCTTCTTGACCCGTATGACGAGCACCTCGCCCGGATTGCGGGACAGGAACGCGCGGCACTGATCGAGCACGGTATCGAAGGTGATGCCCTGAAAGAACTGGGCGTGATAGATCCCGAACGAATCGGCCGTATGATCCTGCAGCCCATTGCAGCGGATATCCAGGAAACGGATGCCGTGCGCGAATTGTTCGGGCAGCGACCAATTCTGGGTGTGCGCCCACTCGGTCCCATTGGCGGCGCTGACGCAGCACGAGTCGTGGGTGCCCGGAATGGTCAGCCGCAGCATCGACGTGGCGTCGGGCAGCGCCGACATCCACGCCTGCGGTGGGCCGCCGGCGGTGCGCGCGTGCGGCAGCGCCTGAGCCACGGGGGCGGCGAGGGTGGCGACGGCCGCGCCGGCGGCGGCCAGGGTGGTGCGGGCGAAGTCTCGCCGGGTCAAGCTCATAGAGCGGGGAGCCTAACCTGGACGAGAGACCAAGATCGTGGTTTTGCCCGATTCCGTGCTCAGTCCGGCACTCGCAGGACGGTGATCGTGGTCCACCCGCCCACGTGGATGCGATCGCCGTCCCGCAGCGGGACAGCGGTTTTCGCCGGAATGGGCTCCGCGCTGTCGTTGAGGCAGGTGCCGTTGGTGGAGCCCAGATCGGTGACGGTCACCTCGCCGCCGTCGATGTGCAGGATGGCGTGCGAACGCGACACCGCGAGATCGGCGGGGGCCACCGACAGGTCGATGTCGGGGTGCACGCCCTGCGAGACGCTGCGTTTGCCGATCAGAACGGTGGGGCCCACCAACGGGATTCGCCGATCCGGGTAGTAGTCGGGGAAGTCCACCCGGCCCAGATCCGGTCCCTTCTGCGCCCGCATGCGCGCGTAGTGCCCGGCATCGGCGGTCACGGTGGCCACCCATTCCGTGCCCGGGTCCTGCTCCGCCGCGGCCGCTGCGGAATTCGCCTCGCCCGCTTCGCGATTCAGCACGGTCGCGTCCGGATTGTGCACCGTCGCGTCCGGATGGTGGACGGTCGCCCCCGGATCGACGGGCTGCGCGGGCGGCGGCGGCAACGCCGAATCGTGGCCGCAGTTCTCACAGAACCGGCCCTCCGACGGCGCACCGCAGGCCGGGCACAGCGTGGTCTGCGGCGCGGCGAATCCGTGCTGCGGGCCGATCTGCGCCCCGCACACGTCGCAGTAGTCGGTGGCGGTGGACTCGTGTCCCTCGCTGCAGACGGCCATCACGGCTCCTTGCGGACTCGGGCGGTCTTGGTGGAGCGCACGTCCAGGGCCATCTCGTCGACCGGATCGACCTTGTTGCGCAACCGAATCGTGCCGGTCCGGTCGTCCACCACATCCACCACGCTCAGCAGCAGCTTGGCGGTGTTCTCGTTGCCGGATTCGGTGGCCAGGTGATAGGCGCGCTGCAATTTGGCCGTCGCGGTGGCCAGATCGCCCTGCTTGCGCGCGGTCAGGCCCTCCTGCACGGTCTGCGCCAGCTCGGCCTGCCCGGTGTAATGGGCGACGCGGCGGCTGATGACCGCCGACTTGTCGGTGTCGGTGGTCCAGCATGCCTTCACCAGACCCTGCCCGAGCACCTCGCCCTCGGCGAGCACGCTCACCCGCGCGGCCAGCTTCTCCCGATCCGGTGCGGCCGGTTCGAGTTCCAGCTGCACGTGATAGTCGCGGTCCTCCGCGCCCCACGCGCCCAGGGGGTACTCGCCGACCTGCGGGTTGACCTCGGTCCGGCGTCCAGTCAGATCCTCGATGAACGGCGCGACCTGTTTGACGAACACGATCTTGGTGCCCACCGGCGTCCACATGCGCAGCGTGAGTTCCGGAATCGTCTTCTCCATCGAGTTTTCCATCATGGCCCGGAAATCCTGGGCCAGCCCGTCGGCGGTCTTGACGATGTCGACGGTGCCGTGCAGCGCGGAAGCGATGGCGCGCAACTCGTTCGGCTCCCAGTCCGCCCCCACGCCGCGGCAGTCGCAGGTGAACACGCCCGTCGAGAGCCGGATCTCCGCGGCCAAGCGCTCGGGCGTCTCGTGCTCGTTCTTGCCGTCGGTGAGCAGGATGGCGTGCACCATCGCGCCCGGATGCTGCTGCGCGATCAGCCGCGAGAGCCCCAGCCAGGTGCCGATGGCGGTACCGCCGTGCGGGGCCAGCCGATCCAGCGCGTGGCGGGCATTGACCCGCTCGGCGTGGCTGGCGTAGGCCGAGGCGCCGACGCGCGGGTACACCACCTGCGCCTTGTCGGTGCCTTCGACGATCGCGAAGCGCGTCCCGTCCGGCATCACGTCCAGCGCGGCCAGCGTGGCGCGGCGGGCGCCGCCGAATTTGTCGGCGCTGCCCATGGATCCGGAGGTGTCGATGATGAGGATCTCCACGCGATCCTGCGGCGGCGCGGCCACCGCGAGGGCGTCGGTGGCCTCCACGGTGACGATGGCGTCGACCGTGCGCGCCCCCTCGGCGAGGAACTCGTTCTGGTCGACGGCGACCGAAAGACCTTGGTGCTCGGCGGAAGTCACAGTGTGTCTCCTGAGGACGTGCGGGATGGAACGGGTACGAGCGCGACGGTGATGTTGTCCTTGCCGCCCGCCGCCAGCGCGTGCTCGACCAGGGCGCGGGCCGCGGGCAGCGCGGGCAGGGAGCCGGTGAACCGGGACAGCGCCGCCGCGTCGGGCAGGTAGTTCCACAGTCCGTCGGTGCACAGCAGCAGCACCCCGGGCGCGTCGGTGCGCAGCGAGCGCACGCAGTTCGGCGACCACTGGCCCTCGCTGTCGGCGCCCAGCCAGCGGGTGAGCACGTGGGCGTGCGGGCCGTCCATGGCGGTCTCCGCGTCCAGCAGGCCGTTGTCG
This sequence is a window from Nocardia yunnanensis. Protein-coding genes within it:
- a CDS encoding FHA domain-containing protein translates to MAVCSEGHESTATDYCDVCGAQIGPQHGFAAPQTTLCPACGAPSEGRFCENCGHDSALPPPPAQPVDPGATVHHPDATVHNPDATVLNREAGEANSAAAAAEQDPGTEWVATVTADAGHYARMRAQKGPDLGRVDFPDYYPDRRIPLVGPTVLIGKRSVSQGVHPDIDLSVAPADLAVSRSHAILHIDGGEVTVTDLGSTNGTCLNDSAEPIPAKTAVPLRDGDRIHVGGWTTITVLRVPD
- a CDS encoding vWA domain-containing protein is translated as MTSAEHQGLSVAVDQNEFLAEGARTVDAIVTVEATDALAVAAPPQDRVEILIIDTSGSMGSADKFGGARRATLAALDVMPDGTRFAIVEGTDKAQVVYPRVGASAYASHAERVNARHALDRLAPHGGTAIGTWLGLSRLIAQQHPGAMVHAILLTDGKNEHETPERLAAEIRLSTGVFTCDCRGVGADWEPNELRAIASALHGTVDIVKTADGLAQDFRAMMENSMEKTIPELTLRMWTPVGTKIVFVKQVAPFIEDLTGRRTEVNPQVGEYPLGAWGAEDRDYHVQLELEPAAPDREKLAARVSVLAEGEVLGQGLVKACWTTDTDKSAVISRRVAHYTGQAELAQTVQEGLTARKQGDLATATAKLQRAYHLATESGNENTAKLLLSVVDVVDDRTGTIRLRNKVDPVDEMALDVRSTKTARVRKEP
- a CDS encoding phosphatidylinositol-specific phospholipase C, whose product is MSLTRRDFARTTLAAAGAAVATLAAPVAQALPHARTAGGPPQAWMSALPDATSMLRLTIPGTHDSCCVSAANGTEWAHTQNWSLPEQFAHGIRFLDIRCNGLQDHTADSFGIYHAQFFQGITFDTVLDQCRAFLSRNPGEVLVIRVKKEDGTNDDVGANFERIFDGYLDVKGYRPLFWLENRIPSLGEARGKIVLIAQFANSLGCLQWPGGDNGVFTSDRFYLQDRYKDHGLAGLDSGSSKSGSADLGSSDVGSSGGDKFAYVSACFDKAAGDPANALQYINFTSFADSAWPKDNAAAIMPKVESYLSGHRGQAVHYGIVPMDFPDQYPTALNLLLEFNAAG
- a CDS encoding MinD/ParA family ATP-binding protein, which codes for MSENFPDHPAALSATPTDLSLLLRPSPPGAPTDMVRIHPRNGSLLWADLPPVLVLGSSGGSGATTTALGLAGAAAYDYGEHSPIVVDATTTGGDLAARGCDTIDAAGTVQSWLNMSHRSLPSTVIDSCGENSSGVGVLPRGPEALPRRETYSSVHRDLVEAGCLPVYDGGAPVTNRMVAPLLSDSRISLVITLAARPDAVNRLKPALIWLDDNYSQYHLAEAVIVVTRQHPKDGPLVTEHVRKYLGDVVRAVAEVPYDAHLGSGGPISWRRLAPPTRAAYRRLVNLLR